The Papaver somniferum cultivar HN1 chromosome 3, ASM357369v1, whole genome shotgun sequence genome includes a region encoding these proteins:
- the LOC113361513 gene encoding uncharacterized protein LOC113361513, translating to MGSPCRKPNQNPLLDFRSIHDDAWYTVDTLVLSNQDTSLTVRFNEFDEDNDEEFNVQNFKTAKELDDFIKRFRPACVQLQDEECKNVKRFWFVCALLQHGEDDHKFYNAFIESINHEPHTRKGGEESCSCAFVVCWLEGPKAGETEQMWLERICKVQLGSPVFDHALACFVKMSRAQLELVSTPVKKECEATKSENLTKHPC from the exons ATGGGTAGCCCTTGcagaaaaccaaatcaaaacccACTCTTAGATTTCCGGTCAATTCACGATGATGCTTGGTACACAGTTGATACGCTGGTTCTTAGCAACCAAGACACTTCCCTAACTGTAAGATTCAATGAATTTGATGAAGATAATGACGAGGAGTTCAATGTCCAAAATTTCAAAACTGCCAAAGAATTAGATGATTTTATAAAGAGGTTTCGTCCGGCTTGTGTTCAGCTACAGGATGAAGAGTGTAAGAATGTGAAACGTTTTTGGTTCGTCTGTGCACTGCTTCAACATGGGGAAGACGATCATAAGTTCTACAATGCCTTCATTGAATCG ATAAACCATGAACCTCACACTCGCAAAGGAGGAGAAGAGAGTTGTTCTTGTGCATTTGTGGTTTGTTGGTTGGAAGGCCCAAAGGCTGGGGAAACTGAACAGATGTGGCTTGAACGTATTTGTAAAGTTCAACTAGGATCCCCAGTATTTGATCACGCGCTGGCATGTTTCGTCAAGATGTCACGAGCACAGCTTGAATTGGTTTCTACGCCAGTCAAAAAG GAATGCGAAGCTACAAAATCGGAGAATCTTACTAAACATCCTTGTTAG
- the LOC113356946 gene encoding pentatricopeptide repeat-containing protein At4g35130, chloroplastic-like, which translates to MSTTFAQTFSRSKDPQKVSQNREINKADKSRNVLPIKQRLSKSTTINSSQVKIKKTVTKRYDTYLTRSLCSYVDSGLMNEALSLFESMQNLDTFHWNLMIKGYTNSGLYEEAIDFYLLMQYQGVKPDNFTYPFVIKSCAGLLSLIEGLKIHARLIKTGLDSDLFICNSLIVMYGKVGCLELAEEVFGKMTNRDLVSWNSIITGYVLAGDEWKLFSCFREMQAFGLKPDRFGIISALAGCSLTNYERLGRETHCYVIRGGHESNLMVQTSLIDMYCKCGNLDYAVDLFDKVSCLNTVVHNAMIGGYARNGCPLDAFGCLVEMQQSGNANPDAITMVNLLPACAQLRDLFLGKSIHGFAIRNGFLPHLVLETALVDMYGKCEEPKLAERVFYSMNKRCLISCNAMLAAYVQNEWKRKAINLFLDIHEEGSIRLDAMTISSVLPAYAELASLREGIQIHSCITKLGFNVNTFVSNSLVDMYAKHGNLQEARKIFDRLPSKDVVSWNTIIMAYGIHGCGKIAIDLFSEMQEKGIKPNSSTFVSVLSSCSISGLIDQGWEHFSSMKTDYGIDPGIEHYGCMLDLLGRSGNLDLARNFVNEMPLVPTARIWGSLLAASRNNGDIVLAEEVAEQIFSLEHDNTGSYILLSNMYAEAGRWEDVERIRCLMNIKGLEQTIGISLIELNTKTCSFTNGDRSHSESYMIYNVLEIILGQIGETMNSPSFPRFRPRELIRKRSELPLTHSVRLALCFGLISTTVGSSILIRKNVRICEACHNAIKKISKVTEREIIVGDTKIYHHFRHGFCSCGDYW; encoded by the coding sequence ATGTCTACCACATTTGCTCAAACCTTTTCAAGATCAAAGGATCCACAAAAAGTTTCACAAAACAGAGAAATAAATAAAGCAGATAAGAGCCGAAATGTTCTTCCAATCAAGCAAAGGTTATCAAAATCAACTACTATTAATTCAAGtcaagtaaagataaagaaaactGTTACGAAAAGATATGATACTTATCTTACCCGTAGTTTATGTTCTTATGTTGATTCAGGGCTTATGAATGAAGCTCTATCTTTGTTTGAATCTATGCAGAATTTAGATACTTTTCATTGGAATTTGATGATTAAAGGGTATACAAATAGTGGGTTGTATGAAGAAGCTATTGATTTTTATCTGTTAATGCAATATCAAGGAGTGAAACCTGATAATTTTACTTACCCATTTGTGATTAAGTCATGTGCTGGATTGTTGTCGTTGATTGAAGGATTGAAGATTCATGCAAGGTTGATCAAAACTGGGTTAGATTCAGATTTGTTTATTTGCAATTCTCTAATTGTCATGTATGGTAAAGTTGGGTGCCTAGAGCTTGCTGAAGAAGTGTTTGGGAAAATGACTAACAGAGATTTGGTTTCTTGGAATTCCATAATTACTGGGTATGTTTTGGCTGGTGATGAGTGGAAGTTGTTCTCGTGCTTTAGAGAAATGCAAGCTTTTGGACTGAAACCAGATAGGTTTGGGATCATTAGTGCTCTAGCAGGTTGTTCTCTCACAAATTATGAGCGACTAGGGAGGGAAACTCACTGCTATGTGATTAGAGGTGGACATGAATCAAATCTCATGGTTCAAACTTCCCTGATTGACATGTACTGCAAGTGTGGGAATTTGGATTATGCCGTAGATTTGTTTGATAAGGTTTCTTGTTTGAATACTGTAGTTCACAATGCGATGATAGGTGGATATGCTCGAAATGGTTGTCCTCTTGATGCTTTTGGCTGCTTGGTGGAGATGCAACAGAGTGGAAATGCAAACCCTGATGCGATCACCATGGTGAACTTGCTCCCAGCTTGTGCACAGTTAAGAGATCTCTTCCTTGGAAAGTCTATCCATGGATTTGCCATTAGAAATGGGTTTCTTCCTCATTtggttttggaaactgctttagTTGATATGTATGGAAAATGTGAAGAACCAAAGCTAGCTGAGAGGGTATTTTATTCGATGAACAAGAGATGCTTAATATCGTGTAATGCCATGTTAGCTGCATACGTGCAGAATGAGTGGAAAAGAAAAGCTATCAACCTATTTCTTGATATACATGAAGAAGGGTCTATCAGATTAGATGCCATGACAATTTCGAGTGTCCTACCAGCCTACGCAGAATTGGCTTCATTGAGGGAGGGGATTCAAATTCATTCGTGCATAACTAAACTAGGTTTTAATGTGAATACTTTTGTATCTAATTCACTCGTCGACATGTATGCGAAGCATGGTAATCTTCAAGAAGCTCGTAAGATTTTTGATAGACTGCCATCTAAAGATGTTGTTTCGTGGAACACAATAATTATGGCTTATGGAATCCATGGTTGTGGAAAAATTGCCATTGATTTGTTCTCGGAGATGCAGGAGAAAGGCATTAAACCGAATTCAAGTACATTTGTCTCTGTTCTATCTTCTTGCAGCATCTCTGGTTTGATCGATCAAGGATGGGAACATTTTAGCTCAATGAAAACTGATTATGGTATTGATCCTGGAATTGAACACTATGGATGCATGCTTGATCTTCTCGGTCGCAGTGGAAATCTTGACCTTGCCAGAAATTTCGTAAATGAAATGCCGTTGGTTCCGACAGCAAGGATATGGGGATCTCTGTTGGCCGCTAGTCGAAATAATGGTGATATTGTGCTGGCAGAGGAGGTTGCTGAACAAATTTTCTCCTTGGAACATGATAACACTGGTTCTTACATTCTGCTCTCTAACATGTATGCTGAAGCTGGGAGATGGGAGGACGTGGAAAGAATTAGATGTTTAATGAACATAAAAGGATTAGAGCAGACAATTGGAATCAGTTTGATCGAGCTTAATACCAAGACTTGCAGTTTTACCAATGGTGATCGATCCCATTCTGAATCCTACATGATTTACAATGTGCTGGAAATCATATTGGGCCAGATAGGGGAAACCATGAACTCCCCTAGTTTCCCGAGGTTTAGACCACGAGAATTGATAAGGAAAAGATCAGAGTTACCACTTACTCACAGTGTAAGATTAGCACTTTGTTTCGGTTTGATATCTACAACAGTTGGATCTTCGATCCTCATTAGAAagaatgtaagaatatgtgaagcTTGTCACAATGCAATTAAAAAGATATCCAAGGTTACTGAAAGAGAGATTATAGTCGGGGATACAAAGATATATCATCATTTCAGGCATGGTTTTTGTTCCTGCGGAGACTACTGGTGA